The following proteins come from a genomic window of Sesamum indicum cultivar Zhongzhi No. 13 linkage group LG10, S_indicum_v1.0, whole genome shotgun sequence:
- the LOC105172687 gene encoding probable indole-3-acetic acid-amido synthetase GH3.1 (The sequence of the model RefSeq protein was modified relative to this genomic sequence to represent the inferred CDS: added 38 bases not found in genome assembly) — MEIDPISSTQMGTPARQKDAKALQFIEEMTRNADSVQQNVLAQILTRNAETEYLKGFSLDGATDRETFKSKVPIVTYEDLQPLIQRIANGDRSPILSSHPISEFLTSSGTSAGERKLMPTIKEELDRRQLLYSLLMPVMNLYVKGLDKGKALYFLFIKSETRTPGGLVARPVLTSYYKSDHFKTRPYDPYNVYTSPNEAILCPDSFQSMYAQMLCGLYEREQVLRVGAVFASGLLRAIRFLQLNWQQLTHDIRTGSLNPKVTDISLRECMTRVLRPDPDLADFIARECEKDNWERIITRIWPNTKYLEVIVTGAMAQYIPTLDYYSGGLPKACTMYASSECYFGLNLNPMCSPSEVSYTIMPNMAYFEFLPHEPNSPGLGLPVQPVDLANVEIGKEYELVITTYAGLYRYRVGDILRVTRFHNSAPQFQFVRRKNVLLSIDSDKTDEAELQAAIENASQLLQKFNTSVVEYTSYADTKTIPGHYVIYWELLAKDSETSASDEVLDQCCLAMEESLNSVYRQCRVSDNSIGPLEIRVVKNGTFEELMDYAISRGASINQYKVPRCVNFTPIMELLDSRVVSTHFSPLLPHWIPER; from the exons ATGGAGATTGACCCGATATCTTCCACTCAAATGGGTACTCCAGCCCGCCAAAAAGACGCGAAAGCCCTTCAGTTCATCGAAGAGATGACCC ATCCTGACCCGAAATGCAGAGACCGAATATCTAAAGGGTTTCAGTCTCGACGGGGCAACAGACCGGGAGACATTCAAATCTAAAGTCCCCATAGTCACCTACGAAGATCTCCAGCCGTTGATCCAAAGAATAGCTAATGGCGATCGTTCTCCCATTCTATCTTCTCACCCCATCTCTGAATTCCTTACCAG CTCTGGAACTTCAGCTGGAGAAAGAAAGCTCATGCCCACTATCAAAGAAGAACTGGATCGTCGTCAGCTTCTTTACAGTCTTCTCATGCCTGTTATGAACCT TTACGTGAAGGGGCTGGACAAGGGAAAAGCGCTTTACTTCTTGTTTATAAAGTCCGAGACAAGGACTCCGGGAGGGCTGGTAGCCCGACCCGTACTCACCAGCTACTACAAAAGCGACCACTTCAAGACCCGACCCTACGACCCGTACAATGTCTACACCAGTCCGAATGAAGCCATCCTCTGTCCTGACTCCTTCCAAAGCATGTACGCTCAAATGCTGTGCGGACTTTATGAGCGTGAACAAGTGCTCCGGGTCGGGGCAGTGTTCGCCTCCGGCCTCCTCCGGGCGATCCGGTTCCTCCAGCTCAACTGGCAACAACTCACACATGATATCCGAACAGGGTCGCTCAACCCGAAAGTGACGGACATTTCACTCCGTGAATGCATGACCCGGGTTCTTCGGCCCGACCCGGACTTGGCGGATTTCATCGCCCGGGAGTGCGAGAAGGACAATTGGGAGAGAATTATTACAAGAATTTGGCCCAACACGAAATATCTTGAGGTGATTGTTACCGGCGCAATGGCCCAATACATCCCGACCCTTGATTACTACAGCGGCGGATTGCCAAAGGCGTGTACGATGTACGCATCCTCGGAGTGCTATTTTGGGCTCAATCTCAACCCCATGTGCAGTCCATCCGAAGTTTCCTACACAATCATGCCAAACATGGCCTACTTCGAGTTCTTGCCACATGAACCCAACTCACCCGGGCTTGGTCTCCCGGTTCAGCCGGTTGACCTAGCGAACGTGGAAATTGGCAAGGAATACGAGCTAGTTATCACCACATACGCCGGTTTGTATCGATACCGAGTAGGAGACATCCTTCGTGTCACTAGATTCCATAACTCGGCCCCACAATTCCAGTTCGTAAGACGAAAAAACGTGCTCCTCAGTATTGACTCAGATAAAACAGACGAGGCCGAACTGCAAGCAGCAATCGAAAATGCTTCCCAACTGCTCCAAAAATTCAATACGAGTGTGGTCGAGTACACGAGCTATGCAGACACGAAAACTATCCCAGGCCACTACGTGATATATTGGGAGCTATTAGCAAAGGACTCGGAGACCTCGGCTAGTGATGAGGTTTTAGATCAATGTTGTCTAGCCATGGAGGAGTCGCTCAACTCGGTCTATCGTCAATGTCGGGTCTCAGACAACTCAATTGGGCCATTGGAGATCCGCGTCGTGAAAAATGGGACGTTTGAAGAGTTAATGGACTATGCAATCTCAAGGGGAGCTTCCATAAATCAGTACAAGGTGCCGAGGTGTGTTAACTTTACGCCTATAATGGAACTTCTGGACTCGCGAGTCGTCTCGACTCATTTTAGCCCATTGTTGCCACATTGGATTCCAGAACGATAA
- the LOC110012675 gene encoding uncharacterized protein LOC110012675 isoform X3, producing the protein MAWRGSLSRSLMSTARASAFRSSPSLSAPSRLRRPLSAPRPQPRRLSFSNPRTMGELGCAQSLMPLLAGARLTSHLAVNVRACCELSHGT; encoded by the exons ATGGCTTGGCGAGGTTCGCTTTCTAGATCTCTCATGTCCACCGCAAGGGCTTCCGCCTTCCGCTCTTCGCCGTCACTCTCCGCGCCCAGTCGTCTCCGGCGTCCGCTGTCCGCCCCTCGCCCCCAACCCCGCCGCCTCTCCTTCTCCAACCCCAG GACAATGGGGGAGCTCGGATGCGCTCAGTCACTTATGCCGCTGTTGGCCGGAGCACGGCTGACTTCGCACCTGGCCGTCAACGTTCGGGCGTGCTGTGAGCTGTCGCACG GTACTTGA
- the LOC110012675 gene encoding uncharacterized protein LOC110012675 isoform X1 — MAWRGSLSRSLMSTARASAFRSSPSLSAPSRLRRPLSAPRPQPRRLSFSNPRTMGELGCAQSLMPLLAGARLTSHLAVNVRACCELSHDLFTVAYTF, encoded by the exons ATGGCTTGGCGAGGTTCGCTTTCTAGATCTCTCATGTCCACCGCAAGGGCTTCCGCCTTCCGCTCTTCGCCGTCACTCTCCGCGCCCAGTCGTCTCCGGCGTCCGCTGTCCGCCCCTCGCCCCCAACCCCGCCGCCTCTCCTTCTCCAACCCCAG GACAATGGGGGAGCTCGGATGCGCTCAGTCACTTATGCCGCTGTTGGCCGGAGCACGGCTGACTTCGCACCTGGCCGTCAACGTTCGGGCGTGCTGTGAGCTGTCGCACG ACCTATTCACAGTGGCTTATACATTTTAG
- the LOC110012675 gene encoding uncharacterized protein LOC110012675 isoform X2: protein MAWRGSLSRSLMSTARASAFRSSPSLSAPSRLRRPLSAPRPQPRRLSFSNPRTMGELGCAQSLMPLLAGARLTSHLAVNVRACCELSHGWNGKDG from the exons ATGGCTTGGCGAGGTTCGCTTTCTAGATCTCTCATGTCCACCGCAAGGGCTTCCGCCTTCCGCTCTTCGCCGTCACTCTCCGCGCCCAGTCGTCTCCGGCGTCCGCTGTCCGCCCCTCGCCCCCAACCCCGCCGCCTCTCCTTCTCCAACCCCAG GACAATGGGGGAGCTCGGATGCGCTCAGTCACTTATGCCGCTGTTGGCCGGAGCACGGCTGACTTCGCACCTGGCCGTCAACGTTCGGGCGTGCTGTGAGCTGTCGCACG GGTGGAATGGAAAAGATGGGTGA
- the LOC105172690 gene encoding transcription factor bHLH113-like, producing the protein MAGNGAGFEDDPMAPGCYSQLLFSDDISGLDDPDGCFGFTSSFPSDDSNSNNSNIHTPKMLCFGDYAKQSNAKVVGENARKTGQRSGPASCSDPSSVSSTNTTKIRNSLHNSTRKRNGSGIQNPDGCAGAPAGSQRNSKKSKSNSFTVGGHAKVVKKEKLGERITALQQLVSPFGKTDTASVLHEALGYIRFLHDQVQVLCSPYLQRSTSSSEALQGPDDGESKEGEQKRDDLRSRGLCLVPVELTLHVADSNGADLWSSAAMVDSVSLN; encoded by the exons ATGGCGGGTAATGGCGCCGGGTTCGAGGACGACCCGATGGCTCCCGGGTGCTACTCGCAGCTTCTTTTCAGCGATGACATTTCGGGTCTTGATGACCCGGATGGGTGTTTCGGTTTCACCTCCTCATTTCCCTCTGACGAtagtaatagtaataatagCAACATCCACACTCCGAAAATGCTGTGTTTTGGTGATTATGCTAAGCAAAGTAATGCCAAGGTGGTGGGGGAAAATGCCAGGAAAACGGGTCAGAGATCCGGACCCGCTTCATGCTCGGATCCTTCCTCAGTTTCTTCAACCAACACCACCAAGATTAGGAACTCTCTGCATAACTCCACT AGAAAGAGAAACGGGTCGGGTATTCAGAACCCGGATGGCTGTGCGGGAGCTCCGGCGGGAAGCCAGAGGAACAGTAAAAAGTCAAAGTCAAATAGTTTTACCGTGGGCGGCCATGCAAAG gtTGTGAAGAAAGAGAAGCTCGGGGAAAGAATCACAGCGTTGCAGCAGCTTGTTTCCCCCTTTGGCaag ACGGATACGGCATCTGTGCTTCACGAAGCATTAGGGTATATCAGATTTTTGCATGATCAGGTGCAGGTCTTGTGTTCTCCTTACTTGCAACGTTCGACGTCTTCCTCTGAGGCCCTCCAGGGGCCG GACGACGGAGAGAGCAAGGAGGGCGAGCAGAAAAGAGACGACCTGAGGAGCCGAGGATTGTGCCTGGTTCCCGTGGAGCTCACCCTACATGTGGCAGACTCTAACGGTGCTGATTTGTGGTCGTCGGCTGCCATGGTCGACAGTGTTTCCTTAAACTGA